The Argopecten irradians isolate NY chromosome 4, Ai_NY, whole genome shotgun sequence genome has a window encoding:
- the LOC138322459 gene encoding neuropeptide Y receptor type 6-like: MTDDERHSAPEVFGVCLQILGFVENIYVIILLFSRPKLRKRAHEFFILCLSFSDLLVCFTSLTFYIPIYTNIDIYSETFCRWVYIGWVLFYCSSLILVLLISLERYNAVNFQNLSPFAGKSKYYATVIPTALLFIFIVVFIENVETTGDYYRCRLELMYSHHNMSLILICTQLIIILPLVILTTSFYGAAVHRLACLLRKQQCAYNERNRLLRIGNTMPSSSSYLRLKLMSNNLQPFSSKVDVGDQSKNSHMCKTARYDTNNVSLHSTTHVMKDQACKHSMHCSNKTKKLKKALTTVLIILITLFTTFVPHVIIQMLKLAHIFLPGLESITKLILIAHPVVNPMLYVWRIKSMRKELRN; this comes from the coding sequence ATGACCGATGATGAAAGACATTCTGCTCCAGAAGTGTTCGGCGTATGTCTGCAAATTCTTGGTTTCGTTGAAAATATCTATGTGATCATTCTGTTATTTTCGAGACCGAAACTTCGCAAACGGGCTCATGAGTTCTTTATCCTATGCTTGAGCTTCAGTGACTTACTTGTGTGTTTCACAAGTCTCACATTCTACATAccaatatatacaaacattgaTATTTACTCGGAGACGTTTTGCCGCTGGGTCTATATTGGATGGGTGTTATTTTACTGTTCCTCACTCATCCTGGTATTATTGATTTCTCTAGAAAGATATAATGCTGTCAATTTTCAAAACCTCTCTCCTTTCGCCGGGAAATCTAAATACTATGCCACCGTCATACCCACAGCGCTActgtttatatttattgttgtttttatagaaaatgtGGAGACTACCGGTGATTATTACCGCTGTAGACTGGAGCTGATGTATTCACACCATAACATGTCTCTGATTCTTATCTGTACCCAGCTCATCATCATCTTACCGCTAGTGATATTGACTACTTCCTTCTACGGAGCTGCTGTGCATAGACTAGCATGCTTGCTCAGAAAACAACAATGTGCTTATAATGAAAGAAATCGTCTACTAAGAATAGGAAATACAATGCCTAGTTCTTCTTCATATCTCCGGTTGAAATTAATGTCGAACAATCTCCAACCGTTTTCATCAAAAGTCGACGTAGGTGATCAATCAAAAAATTCTCATATGTGCAAAACTGCCAGGTATGATACGAATAATGTTAGCCTTCACAGCACAACGCATGTGATGAAGGATCAAGCTTGTAAGCATTCCATGCACTGTAGTAATAAGacaaaaaaactgaaaaaagcTTTGACCACAGTACTAATCATTCTGATAACATTGTTTACAACCTTCGTCCCACATGTTATTATACAAATGTTAAAGTTGGCACATATATTTCTGCCAGGTTTGGAGAGTATTACGAAATTGATACTGATAGCACATCCTGTAGTTAATCCTATGTTGTATGTCTGGCGAATTAAGTCAATGAGAAAAGAACTGCGGAATTAA